The DNA region ATTACAGTTAAATTAACATCCCTAATTCCTGTTTTATGATTTCCATCTCGATTGTAGAAGATCACGATCAATACCGCAACCTGCTAGTTAAGGCAATAGAAATGAATAAGCTCTTTAAAATTAAAGAAGTTTACTCATCTGCAGAGGAAGCTTTGGATCGCTTATATTATAATGCTCCAGATATTGCACTCGTTGATATCAAGTTAAAAACTCAATCCGGCATCGAACTTATTAAACAAGTTAAGCCACAATTGGCCTTTACACAGTTTTTAATGTGCACCAGTTATCAAAATGACGATAACGTATTCAATGCATTAAAGGCCGGTGCTTCTGGCTACATCCTTAAAGGCTCAACTGCAACCGAAATTCAGGATGCTATTCTTGATCTGTACAACGGCGGCGCCCCAATGAGTCCTTATATTGCCCGGAAAGTAATTAGCCTGTTGCATGGGCAACCAAGAAACGTAAACAGCTTTGGCTTAAGCGAACGCGAGCTCGAAGTACTCTCGCTGCTTAGTAAAGGTTTGTTATATAAAGAAATTTCCGACCGTTTATCTATCAGCCCGAACACGGTAAAAAACCATTG from Pedobacter endophyticus includes:
- a CDS encoding response regulator transcription factor; translation: MISISIVEDHDQYRNLLVKAIEMNKLFKIKEVYSSAEEALDRLYYNAPDIALVDIKLKTQSGIELIKQVKPQLAFTQFLMCTSYQNDDNVFNALKAGASGYILKGSTATEIQDAILDLYNGGAPMSPYIARKVISLLHGQPRNVNSFGLSERELEVLSLLSKGLLYKEISDRLSISPNTVKNHCKNIYKRLHVQNKIEALNKFNTYSMKSHHFIA